acacacacaccgtaCACACCcgtaatatataaatgatatatatatacgataTATAGCTATGTACAACATAACTACGATCTATACGCAGCATCAGGCAAACAGAACAAACGTATATGTTTAATCTAAATTATTAGTtgtaaatgtattatttttttagtacgTGGAATTTGttgaaaacaaagcaaagcaTGTTTATAACTATTTACTAAGTGCTAGCCTACACTACACAcgataaaataaagcaaaagaaCGAAGAAGCGAACTGCATTAGCGaactaaaataaacaaaagccgAATCAAATAGAGGAATGAGATGAAAAGAGGACGTTTTTCACATTGTGCTATGTACTGAGTTGCAGTCGAGGCCCCAAACTAACCAACGACGAACTATCTAACTATGTAAACTCACGAACTAACCTAAAGTAGGAACTGTTATCATTACTATTACTACAAATTCGTatgccttttattttttgatgcaagccgagtgcaacgttttagcaTGCAGACGCGCAGACGCAGAAGACAACCGAACAAATTAGACTAAATGCGGAAATCTGAAAACCGAAGCCCACAACAAACATTTCATACAGCCAGACACACTCTcacacatatattttataacgaAACCAGGAGAAACTAGCGGCGATTTGCGAATTTAGCCAATAAGTTAACAAATGAGCCGagcaagcaaacaaaaaagaaaaccaaccAACACGTTACAGTAAAAGAGactaaaatttcaataaaattatataaaaaattcgatttcatagctggtatttatttataaaacgtgTGTGTTGTTTCTAACAAAAATATGCTTATCTCACGCGAATCTGAGGGGATTTAACATGCTGGAAATGACTTGGCCTGGGGTTCAACCCAAGGAGTCTGCAAATTAGCCTATCTAGGCGGTTGGTTAGAAGGTTTTCGGGATCGCAAGCACCTCCGCCTCCGGCAGATACAAATGCTTGGAGAGGAGGAAAGCGAACAGCGCCTGGCCCACGACCACCATGAACAGGAAGTAGAGCTTTCGCTTCTTCCCGCCGCTGTAGTCGAATTGCTGAGGATTTCCGTAGGGATCGTAGTTGATGGCGCCACTGGGAGCAGCCGGTGAGTTGTCCTGCAGCAACTTGGTTCGCAATGTGCGGAGCTATtgatgaaatttaaattacttaacgTTCCTCATATGAACTCCTATCCAAAACTCACCAGGAAGAAGCCAAAGGAGAAACTGGTGTACGCCAGCGCAATATAATATCCAGATTTGAAGAAGAGCGTGCTGACCATCAGACAGACCACTATATTAACGTACTTGTACCCCGTGAAGGCCAGCAGATCCAGAGTCTTCAGGCTCGTCTTCACATTCATTACGTACAGGGCTATGGAGTAAATGACCAGTTCGAAAATGCTGTAGGCCATGGCGCTGGATGCCTGGATGCCCAGCTGCTCGGGCGAGAAGCGCTTCTGCATGCCCAGCAGCAGGCCAGCCACAATCACGTACGTGATGTAGCCCATGGTGGGCAGATAGAGATCCGGGGCATTCACATCGTAGCGCGGCTGCACGGGGTGCTCTTGGTCGTAGCGCAGGGACCAGTCCTAAAAAGGTTTATCATTAATGGTTTAGTTAATCTTTCAACTTGGAAGCCTAATCACtagacctcggattttgcatattttaatagGAAAAAGATAGATCGATTCCGAAAACACCAAAGttcgtttcaataaaaatatagtttaaaattaatggcatattttatttttttttgcatatttgcataaaatgcatatgcataaacacctacctaaaaatattggtaaaaatcggaaaaaaatggaaaactatgcaaaatgcaaagtCTACTAATCACTCACCTTGTGAATATAGGGAAAGAAGAGCAGCCGCAGCTTCCGGCCCACATAGGCATTGTCCACGGCAAAATAGTACTTGAGCTTGGCCACCGGCACCCACTTCTCGAACTGGTTCTCCATGATCTGCTTGCCCTGATCCGCCAGCCTTTGGCCGTACTGCATGGCCATGTCCTGGACAATGGGCTGCTGGAACATGGCGAACTGTGGATACTGTCCGGTGGGCAGGGGTTGCTGTCCAGGAGGAGCCCCTGGTTGAGCAGGTGGTGCTCCCATGCCGAAGGGCGCCTGTTGTGGAGGAGCCTGTGGTGCTCCGTAGCCGTAACCcgctggctgctgctgctgcgatggATTCTGGCCGAGATTGGGGTCGAAGCCATAGCTGGGCGCCGGAGCAGGTGCACCATACATATTGGGATCGAGCATAGCAGGGCCAGTGGGCGGGGCCATGAAGGTGGCGCCACCGCCCATCATCGGAGCCGCGGGACCCATGGCGTTGACATCGCTCACCCGCTTCGGTGGCCTTGGACGACCGGTGGCAGCTGCGGCTATTTCGGGGCAAACAGTGGGTGGTTAGTGGAGGATCAGTGGCAATTGGGAAAGCGGGGGAACACAGGCAATCAAGCTACAGCACAGCACGGAACGAAAACGCAGGGCGGGGGCGGATTGCAGGATGCAGGATGCAGTGGAAGCCACAGAACTGGGTAACGTGCAACGTAAACAGTGAGCACTCCGGCTGCCTCCCGGTTCCCGAATTTGGTCGGGGTCGAGAGCTCCGGAGCGGCTGCACCGGACTTCCTTCGGTTATACTTGCTTGCGTAGCCTGATCCTTACAGTTCTCCCACTTACGGTTCCGCATACCCGCGTTCGGATTGTAGTTCATCTTCCTGTCCTGGGCgagtggatgtggatggttGATCAGATTGGGATTGTATTcgaaatttcggttttaacACATCACCCAAAACACCGATAGTCGCCTTCGAGCATAGATTTCTTCCAATTGGACAAACATCGATAACAACGCAACTATGAGCAAGATATATGGATTTattcagggaacgtaactgttataagttttactttaaaaatcacactttaacagttattttctgatttgtaaagtaaaactcaaagaataactgttattttttgagttttataataaaagttgacaaataacagttattcgtcgtgatcaaaaataaaactcaaacttgatttatggcgattttgtgggtaaacaaaatttaaaaaaaatataggtataaaatatgtgcggttgccttttttaacaaatttttagtaagttataaaaagcacgggtatcatgttttttttaattatttcattttttcaaaaatgtcaaaggaataactgttattcataaaaatcaaaaaataacagttatttttttagttttattataaaaatcaaaaaataaaaatcattacggatttgtaaactacaatggctaataaaaattgtggtgtatttaaaaaatttttaggacccttctaagtgcgtgatttttttgtatgaaaaatttacaataacagttattttcgttccctggatTATGTGCGTCAAGTTAGCGTCGGTGACTTTAGCGGCGATAGCGGAACGGTGGAATTTGGAACACGgggccaatttttattttttgatttctggGGCTTCTGGGGGCCAAATCGAACAATTTTAACTGTAAACTTGTTTAGAATGAAATTCTCTTTCGATCTAGATAGGTTGCAAGCCTATCCGACTTCTAGAAGtatattaaaaatctattcTAAAAATCGTGTCcccacaattttttttattgctccCCTCACAGAGGTTGTACCAATATGCACGGTAAACATGATTATTGGGCGTTAGTTCAAGCTTTTTGTCAGAAAGTTTCATTAAGCTAAAGCCgtcagtttttgagaaaatcgcCTAACAGTGAATGCACCTCGGATTTTCCCCATACAAAAAAGGGGGGCAACTGTTAAATTGCACAGGGCTCCACTCTCAGACGTTGTACCAACATGCACGGTATATTGGCAGATTGGGGATCGCCTAAAGCAAGTTCAgtgaaaaaatcataaagataaagccgtcagtttttgagaaaatcgcTTTACAGTGGGGGGagataaatagttaaaagaaGTGCcgccaaattcaaatttgaacCAGTAAGTTCCAAGACATGAACCACtatgtaaaaaatgtattcatgaCACTAACCatatgggaaaatatttctgtttCGACGCTAActctattttcaattaattagaCTTTCACAGACGTTGTACCAACATGCACGGTACATCATTGgaaaggaaatttattttactaattaACTATTGTGGTTCGGTTAACGAAAAGCCgtcagtttttgagaaaaacgcatAGCGCGTTGTCGCCATCTCAT
This portion of the Drosophila takahashii strain IR98-3 E-12201 chromosome 3R, DtakHiC1v2, whole genome shotgun sequence genome encodes:
- the Yif1 gene encoding protein YIF1B-A isoform X3; the encoded protein is MNYNPNAAAAATGRPRPPKRVSDVNAMGPAAPMMGGGATFMAPPTGPAMLDPNMYGAPAPAPSYGFDPNLGQNPSQQQQPAGYGYGAPQAPPQQAPFGMGAPPAQPGAPPGQQPLPTGQYPQFAMFQQPIVQDMAMQYGQRLADQGKQIMENQFEKWVPVAKLKYYFAVDNAYVGRKLRLLFFPYIHKDWSLRYDQEHPVQPRYDVNAPDLYLPTMGYITYVIVAGLLLGMQKRFSPEQLGIQASSAMAYSIFELVIYSIALYVMNVKTSLKTLDLLAFTGYKYVNIVVCLMVSTLFFKSGYYIALAYTSFSFGFFLLRTLRTKLLQDNSPAAPSGAINYDPYGNPQQFDYSGGKKRKLYFLFMVVVGQALFAFLLSKHLYLPEAEVLAIPKTF
- the Yif1 gene encoding protein YIF1B-A isoform X1, whose product is MNYNPNAGMRNRKWENSAAATGRPRPPKRVSDVNAMGPAAPMMGGGATFMAPPTGPAMLDPNMYGAPAPAPSYGFDPNLGQNPSQQQQPAGYGYGAPQAPPQQAPFGMGAPPAQPGAPPGQQPLPTGQYPQFAMFQQPIVQDMAMQYGQRLADQGKQIMENQFEKWVPVAKLKYYFAVDNAYVGRKLRLLFFPYIHKDWSLRYDQEHPVQPRYDVNAPDLYLPTMGYITYVIVAGLLLGMQKRFSPEQLGIQASSAMAYSIFELVIYSIALYVMNVKTSLKTLDLLAFTGYKYVNIVVCLMVSTLFFKSGYYIALAYTSFSFGFFLLRTLRTKLLQDNSPAAPSGAINYDPYGNPQQFDYSGGKKRKLYFLFMVVVGQALFAFLLSKHLYLPEAEVLAIPKTF
- the Yif1 gene encoding protein YIF1B-A isoform X2, which encodes MNYNPNAGMRNPAAATGRPRPPKRVSDVNAMGPAAPMMGGGATFMAPPTGPAMLDPNMYGAPAPAPSYGFDPNLGQNPSQQQQPAGYGYGAPQAPPQQAPFGMGAPPAQPGAPPGQQPLPTGQYPQFAMFQQPIVQDMAMQYGQRLADQGKQIMENQFEKWVPVAKLKYYFAVDNAYVGRKLRLLFFPYIHKDWSLRYDQEHPVQPRYDVNAPDLYLPTMGYITYVIVAGLLLGMQKRFSPEQLGIQASSAMAYSIFELVIYSIALYVMNVKTSLKTLDLLAFTGYKYVNIVVCLMVSTLFFKSGYYIALAYTSFSFGFFLLRTLRTKLLQDNSPAAPSGAINYDPYGNPQQFDYSGGKKRKLYFLFMVVVGQALFAFLLSKHLYLPEAEVLAIPKTF